In Bremerella sp. JC817, the following are encoded in one genomic region:
- a CDS encoding M48 family metalloprotease has product MSELILLTLLASQSSGWDQLIWLVWLVPLTAVVAYPLIARRLLSLDEPTLRQKQQLLRALPEGDQQWASQLRVWDTGERICNAAVLGCVPGFSFVMVSDALFRHLSPHGAAAIVAHEVGHMRLWHVPIRLSIVFAGGLLGMAMVHQLEGVEGWQALIQFGVILGTMGYMSIMLHMVAPLLEFQADFFAVDLLSSRNGSRLQNARVLVRALSQLTLLSGMRPDQKSWLYPSFEQRRRALLGLHLSPCLRNGLRLFLIAVSLSQLTLIVFCICLLAGS; this is encoded by the coding sequence TTGTCCGAGTTGATCTTACTGACGTTACTTGCCAGCCAATCCAGTGGTTGGGATCAACTGATTTGGCTAGTCTGGCTGGTCCCACTGACCGCGGTCGTTGCCTATCCGCTGATTGCCCGGCGACTGTTGTCGCTGGACGAGCCGACGCTTCGCCAGAAGCAGCAGCTACTGCGTGCGTTGCCCGAAGGCGACCAGCAGTGGGCCAGCCAACTGCGCGTATGGGACACCGGCGAACGGATCTGCAACGCAGCCGTATTGGGCTGCGTACCAGGCTTCTCGTTCGTCATGGTCAGCGACGCCCTATTCCGGCACCTTTCTCCCCATGGAGCCGCAGCGATCGTTGCTCATGAAGTCGGTCATATGCGACTGTGGCACGTACCGATCCGGCTGAGTATCGTTTTCGCCGGCGGTCTGTTGGGGATGGCGATGGTCCACCAGTTGGAAGGAGTTGAAGGCTGGCAGGCGTTGATTCAGTTTGGGGTGATTCTCGGCACGATGGGATATATGTCGATCATGCTACACATGGTAGCTCCACTGCTGGAATTTCAGGCCGACTTCTTCGCCGTCGACTTGCTTTCGTCCCGCAACGGCAGTCGACTGCAGAATGCCCGCGTATTGGTCCGGGCACTTTCACAACTGACCCTTCTCTCTGGCATGCGGCCCGATCAAAAGTCGTGGCTTTATCCCAGCTTCGAGCAGCGTCGTCGGGCCCTGCTGGGGCTCCATCTTTCGCCTTGCCTGCGGAATGGGCTGCGATTGTTTCTAATCGCGGTCTCTCTTAGCCAGCTTACGCTGATTGTCTTTTGTATCTGCCTATTGGCAGGTTCTTAG
- the serA gene encoding phosphoglycerate dehydrogenase, which yields MPKVIVLDTLAQEGLDLLDQAPGIEYEVRTGLKGEELRSALNEFDGAICRSGVKITAESLEGNTNLKVIARAGVGTDNIDSKAAARHGIVVMNTPSGNTISTAEHAFCLMMALSRNVPAAHQSLAEGRWDRKKYMGTQLADKTLGVVGLGRIGMEVAKRALAFEMRVIAYDPFVSPERAAELGIQLSPTVPEMLPHIDYLTVHTPLTPETKDMINAESIKTLKPGARLINCARGGIYNEEALVEGLKSGHLGGVALDVYAEEPCTDSPLFGMENVVCTPHLGASTEEAQTQVAVEAVQLVTNYLTTGEIRHAVNVAPLDPKTLENIRGYLDVAYRLGLLAAQVHAGGVKSVKLSYRGEVANKSPKLLTASFCAGFLAKALEDEPNIINAEMLLLDRGVELSTETSTDTGSFTSSITATIEEGNKTHQVGGTLFGNNMPRLILLDGQRLEAYLDGTMFIFAHNDVPGIIGRVGTIFGNHNVNIAQMAVGRSSNQPGGAVGVLNLDGLPSEESVKEVMSSDHITSCKVIELPAAGEMPTWMR from the coding sequence ATGCCCAAAGTCATTGTTCTCGATACGCTCGCCCAGGAAGGTCTCGATCTATTGGATCAAGCCCCTGGGATTGAATACGAAGTTCGCACCGGCCTGAAAGGCGAAGAGCTGCGAAGTGCCCTCAACGAATTCGATGGGGCCATCTGTCGTAGTGGAGTGAAGATCACCGCCGAGTCGCTGGAAGGTAACACCAACCTGAAAGTGATCGCTCGTGCTGGGGTCGGTACCGACAACATCGACTCGAAGGCCGCAGCCCGGCACGGCATCGTGGTGATGAATACCCCAAGCGGTAACACCATCAGCACGGCCGAACATGCCTTCTGCTTGATGATGGCTCTTTCGCGTAACGTCCCGGCCGCGCACCAAAGCCTGGCCGAAGGTCGTTGGGACCGCAAGAAGTACATGGGCACCCAATTGGCCGACAAGACCCTCGGTGTGGTCGGTCTGGGTCGTATCGGGATGGAAGTCGCCAAGCGTGCTCTCGCCTTCGAGATGCGCGTGATCGCTTACGACCCATTCGTTAGCCCGGAACGTGCCGCGGAACTGGGTATCCAGCTCTCACCGACCGTTCCCGAAATGCTGCCGCACATCGACTACCTGACCGTCCACACGCCGCTGACGCCCGAAACCAAGGACATGATCAATGCCGAATCGATCAAGACCTTGAAGCCAGGTGCCCGCCTGATCAACTGTGCTCGTGGTGGCATCTACAACGAAGAAGCCCTGGTTGAAGGCCTGAAATCAGGTCACCTCGGTGGCGTTGCCTTGGACGTGTACGCCGAAGAACCATGCACCGACAGCCCACTGTTCGGTATGGAGAACGTCGTCTGCACGCCACACTTGGGTGCGAGCACCGAAGAAGCTCAGACCCAGGTCGCCGTCGAAGCGGTTCAGTTGGTGACCAACTACCTGACCACCGGCGAGATTCGTCACGCCGTCAATGTTGCTCCACTCGATCCCAAGACGCTGGAAAACATCCGCGGCTATCTGGACGTCGCTTACCGCCTTGGTTTGCTGGCAGCCCAGGTGCATGCCGGTGGCGTCAAGTCGGTCAAGCTGAGCTACCGTGGCGAAGTCGCCAACAAGAGCCCCAAGCTGCTGACCGCTTCGTTCTGTGCCGGGTTCCTGGCGAAGGCCCTGGAGGACGAACCGAACATCATCAACGCCGAAATGCTGCTTCTCGATCGTGGCGTCGAGCTGTCGACCGAAACCAGCACCGACACCGGCAGTTTCACCAGCAGCATCACCGCGACGATCGAAGAGGGCAACAAGACCCACCAGGTCGGCGGTACCCTGTTCGGTAACAACATGCCACGTCTGATCCTGCTGGATGGACAGCGTCTGGAAGCTTACCTGGACGGCACGATGTTCATCTTCGCCCACAACGATGTCCCTGGCATCATCGGACGCGTTGGCACGATCTTCGGCAACCACAACGTCAACATCGCCCAGATGGCGGTCGGACGTTCCAGCAATCAGCCCGGCGGTGCCGTCGGCGTGTTGAACCTGGATGGCCTGCCGAGCGAAGAATCGGTCAAGGAAGTGATGTCGAGCGATCACATCACCAGCTGCAAAGTGATCGAACTGCCAGCCGCTGGCGAGATGCCAACCTGGATGCGATAA
- the serC gene encoding 3-phosphoserine/phosphohydroxythreonine transaminase: MPERVYNFSAGPAVMPLPVLEEAQRDLVALPGVGSSVMELSHRGKTYMDIHADAKARLVSLLNIPDTHDVLFLQGGSRLQFSMIPINLLKGTDKTADYIVTGSWGQKALEEAVKEGKTNVAWNGKSCNFNTLPTAADLNLTSDAAYVHITSNETIQGVQFASEPEVGNVPLVSDLSSDFMSRPVDISKYGLIYACAQKNAGPAGVTVVIIRKDLMAHASSDLPGYLVYRNHAENDSMWNTPPTFGIYLLGLVCKWLQEEMGGLEKIQAINEAKAKLLYDAVDQSNGFYIGHAVPEVRSKMNVTFKLADEALEKKFLAEANEVGLTQLGGHRSVGGVRASIYNAMPVEGVEKLRDFMLKFMK, translated from the coding sequence ATGCCAGAACGCGTATACAATTTTTCCGCCGGTCCTGCTGTGATGCCCCTCCCTGTGCTTGAAGAAGCCCAACGCGATCTGGTCGCGCTGCCAGGCGTGGGTAGTTCGGTGATGGAACTGAGCCACCGCGGCAAGACCTACATGGATATCCACGCGGATGCCAAGGCCCGATTGGTCTCGCTGCTAAACATTCCAGACACGCATGACGTGCTGTTCCTGCAAGGTGGATCGCGTCTGCAGTTCTCGATGATCCCGATCAACCTGCTCAAAGGGACCGACAAGACGGCCGATTACATCGTGACCGGTAGCTGGGGTCAGAAGGCCCTGGAAGAAGCCGTTAAGGAAGGCAAGACGAACGTTGCCTGGAACGGCAAGTCGTGCAACTTCAACACGCTGCCAACCGCAGCCGACTTGAACCTGACTTCGGACGCCGCTTACGTCCACATCACTTCCAACGAAACGATCCAGGGCGTTCAATTCGCCAGCGAACCAGAAGTGGGCAACGTGCCACTGGTTTCGGACCTGTCGTCCGACTTCATGAGCCGTCCGGTCGACATCTCGAAGTACGGTTTGATCTACGCTTGTGCCCAGAAGAACGCTGGTCCTGCCGGCGTGACGGTCGTGATCATTCGCAAAGACCTGATGGCACACGCCAGCAGCGACCTGCCAGGTTACCTGGTGTACCGTAACCATGCCGAGAACGACTCGATGTGGAATACGCCTCCAACCTTCGGCATCTACCTGCTGGGCCTGGTTTGCAAGTGGCTGCAGGAAGAAATGGGCGGCCTGGAAAAGATCCAAGCGATCAACGAAGCCAAAGCCAAGCTGCTGTACGACGCCGTCGATCAGTCGAACGGTTTCTACATCGGCCACGCCGTTCCAGAAGTCCGCTCGAAGATGAACGTCACGTTCAAGCTGGCGGACGAAGCTTTGGAAAAGAAGTTCCTGGCTGAAGCCAATGAAGTCGGCCTGACCCAGTTGGGCGGTCACCGCAGCGTCGGTGGCGTTCGTGCTTCGATCTACAACGCGATGCCAGTGGAAGGCGTCGAGAAACTTCGCGACTTCATGCTCAAGTTCATGAAGTAA
- a CDS encoding tetratricopeptide repeat protein: MAASGYNVAGVRAAEEGQPQVAVTQFQKALSHDPANPDAYYNLAATYHQMGKQSNDRNMMHQAEALYNQCLDLDANHTECHRGLAVLLIDTQRSDSAFTLMERWEQRSPQMADPKIELARLYQEFGDKENAKNQLNQALAVDANNSRAWAALGSLREQSGELGQALANYQRSYQLNNLDSGVGSRIASLQRQGIQSEYSTLSPAMGTQLANQPNSRQRY, encoded by the coding sequence ATGGCAGCTTCTGGCTACAACGTTGCCGGCGTGCGCGCCGCTGAAGAAGGTCAGCCTCAGGTTGCCGTGACTCAGTTCCAGAAGGCACTGAGTCACGATCCAGCCAATCCCGATGCGTATTACAACCTGGCGGCTACCTATCACCAAATGGGAAAGCAGTCGAACGACCGCAACATGATGCACCAGGCCGAAGCACTCTATAACCAGTGCCTGGACTTGGATGCCAACCACACCGAATGCCACCGCGGCCTGGCTGTGCTTTTGATCGACACCCAGCGCAGCGACAGCGCATTCACCTTGATGGAACGCTGGGAGCAGCGTTCGCCACAAATGGCCGATCCGAAAATCGAACTGGCTCGACTCTATCAAGAGTTCGGCGACAAAGAGAACGCCAAGAATCAGCTCAATCAGGCATTGGCAGTCGATGCGAATAACTCTCGAGCCTGGGCTGCCCTGGGGAGCCTGCGAGAACAATCGGGCGAACTGGGGCAGGCGTTGGCCAACTACCAGCGTTCGTACCAGTTGAACAATCTGGATAGTGGCGTTGGCTCGCGGATCGCTTCCCTTCAGCGACAGGGGATTCAGAGCGAATACTCGACCCTCTCGCCCGCCATGGGCACTCAGCTTGCGAACCAGCCCAACTCGCGCCAGCGATATTAA
- a CDS encoding sigma-70 family RNA polymerase sigma factor produces MQSGSDQSRSAPLTNFSLLVDQCMEGDQSAVSEFVRRFRNQVYLLCYRMLGEHHEAEDMAQETFLRVFRNLHRWDRTRPIEPWILTIAGNRCRTHLAQRNRRPIACETQDHVEDHRGIDHRGQLLAEEVQLALTHVREEYRTAFLLFHDHQMSYGEIAEQMECPLGTVKTWVHRARRELVQRLINRGVTQEYRDSQLSKSTEEK; encoded by the coding sequence ATGCAGAGTGGATCTGATCAGTCCAGGAGCGCCCCTTTGACGAATTTCAGCCTGCTAGTCGACCAATGCATGGAAGGTGACCAGAGCGCCGTCTCTGAGTTCGTACGTCGATTTCGAAACCAGGTGTACCTGCTTTGCTATCGAATGCTCGGAGAGCATCACGAGGCGGAGGACATGGCCCAGGAGACTTTCCTGCGTGTGTTCCGAAACCTGCATCGCTGGGATCGAACGCGTCCGATCGAACCTTGGATCCTGACAATCGCCGGCAACCGCTGTCGAACCCACCTAGCTCAACGCAATCGCCGACCAATCGCTTGCGAAACCCAGGATCATGTCGAGGATCACCGTGGCATCGATCATCGCGGTCAACTACTGGCCGAAGAAGTTCAACTGGCTCTGACTCATGTCCGCGAAGAATACCGCACTGCGTTTCTCTTGTTCCACGATCACCAAATGAGCTACGGCGAGATCGCGGAACAAATGGAATGCCCCCTCGGAACGGTCAAGACTTGGGTCCACCGAGCCCGTCGCGAGTTAGTTCAACGGCTCATCAACCGAGGAGTTACTCAAGAATATCGCGACAGTCAGCTATCGAAATCGACCGAAGAAAAGTAA
- a CDS encoding FHA domain-containing protein, whose product MQVMLQVIRGPSAGKEFKLPVDNFVIGRGDGCHLKPKSDMVSRKHCALAIRDSKLFLEDFGSKNGTYVNGERVEGTIELKMGDELRVGPLDFLILIDHTLGAAKRSKVSSVKEAASRVAQSADMSNDVASWLEEADEEERSHRLENPETRQFRVDETRTVSLDELRELEEELAAEAEEGGDSKTKSGLLGMFGSKKKNYGKLPKMESSAAKDSQAAANDAIRRLMDNRR is encoded by the coding sequence ATGCAAGTCATGCTACAAGTAATCCGAGGACCAAGTGCCGGCAAGGAGTTTAAACTCCCAGTCGACAACTTCGTCATCGGACGAGGTGACGGATGTCATCTCAAGCCCAAAAGCGACATGGTAAGTCGCAAACACTGTGCGCTCGCGATTCGTGATTCCAAGCTGTTTCTGGAAGACTTCGGAAGCAAGAATGGCACTTACGTCAACGGCGAGCGTGTCGAGGGCACCATCGAGTTGAAGATGGGAGACGAACTCCGCGTCGGACCGCTCGATTTCCTGATTTTGATTGATCACACTCTGGGCGCTGCCAAGCGTTCCAAGGTTAGCAGCGTCAAAGAAGCTGCCAGCCGCGTGGCCCAATCCGCCGACATGAGCAACGACGTTGCCAGTTGGCTGGAAGAAGCAGACGAAGAAGAACGTAGCCATCGTCTCGAGAACCCCGAGACTCGCCAGTTCCGCGTAGACGAAACCAGAACCGTTTCGCTCGACGAACTTCGTGAACTGGAAGAAGAACTGGCTGCCGAAGCCGAAGAAGGTGGCGATTCCAAGACCAAGTCTGGGTTGCTCGGCATGTTCGGTTCCAAAAAGAAGAACTACGGCAAGCTTCCTAAAATGGAATCTTCCGCTGCCAAAGATAGCCAGGCTGCCGCCAACGACGCGATTCGTCGTTTGATGGACAACCGCCGCTAA
- a CDS encoding biotin/lipoate A/B protein ligase family protein, whose translation MRLILDPPARGSWNMAIDEAILRNAEQFGMPTLRFYQWEEPTLSLGYFQKYEDRWQHEASRESACVRRASGGGAIMHDRELTYSFVAPVKDSRSDEYTRWFDLFHETLIEVLASWRISAHLSGTPQPGSHDDPFLCFQRRHEVDVIVKDFKICGSAQRRHQAAILQHGSVLLHQSVSAPELPGLVDLTGQKITEGQLIEAWSEALKNKFQRSYVDIPLTKEEISSAQAIETDKFQANGWTHKR comes from the coding sequence ATGCGCTTAATCCTGGATCCGCCTGCTCGGGGCAGTTGGAACATGGCGATCGATGAAGCCATTCTGCGAAATGCCGAGCAGTTCGGTATGCCGACGCTCCGCTTCTATCAGTGGGAAGAACCCACGCTTTCGCTAGGGTACTTTCAAAAATACGAGGATCGTTGGCAGCACGAAGCGAGTCGCGAGTCGGCGTGTGTCCGCCGGGCGAGCGGTGGTGGAGCGATCATGCACGATCGCGAACTAACCTACAGCTTCGTCGCTCCGGTCAAAGATTCACGCTCCGACGAGTACACACGCTGGTTCGATCTCTTCCATGAAACGCTGATTGAAGTTTTGGCATCTTGGCGCATAAGTGCACATTTGAGTGGCACTCCTCAGCCTGGCTCGCACGACGATCCGTTCCTTTGTTTCCAGCGGCGACACGAGGTCGATGTCATCGTGAAGGACTTCAAAATCTGCGGTAGTGCCCAAAGGCGACATCAGGCAGCCATTTTGCAACATGGCAGTGTCCTTTTGCATCAATCCGTATCGGCCCCCGAACTGCCGGGTTTGGTCGACCTAACTGGTCAGAAAATAACCGAAGGTCAGCTAATCGAGGCCTGGAGCGAAGCCCTAAAGAACAAGTTTCAGAGAAGTTATGTGGACATTCCCCTCACTAAGGAGGAAATAAGCTCAGCCCAGGCGATTGAGACCGATAAGTTCCAAGCCAATGGGTGGACCCATAAGAGATAG
- the gcvPB gene encoding aminomethyl-transferring glycine dehydrogenase subunit GcvPB, giving the protein MRNQQATQLLSELSRPGRTAVSWPACDVPEQPLEELIPSNFLASEALKLPELTEGEVVRHYTNLSTKNMSVDTHYYPLGSCTMKYNPKRNERLASMPGIVDLHPYQDESTIQGMLQLLFELQGIFSEISGLPACSLQPAAGAHGELAALMVAAKYFKSIGEDRKVVLAPDSSHGTNPASAQMAGFKAVSIKSDPNGGVDMEDFRKKLTDDIAVLMITNPSTLGLFEKNIREIADAVHEKGGLIYLDGANMNAILGIARPGDFGADMMHYNPHKTFSGPHGGGGPGAGPICVTEALEPFLPSPVVKKQGDNYKLEFDRPQSIGRVRSFFGNVGVLVRAYCYILSHGPVGLRQVSENAVLNANYLLSKVKHFLPVPRGERCMHEFVASASKLKQERGITAMDIGKRLLDYGFHAPTVYFPLTIPEAIMVEPTETESKETLDAFVETLFKITEEDAALLHDAPHTTPISRPNEVQAARSPCLRADFCST; this is encoded by the coding sequence ATGCGTAACCAACAAGCTACTCAACTGCTTTCCGAACTCTCGCGTCCTGGTCGTACGGCGGTTAGCTGGCCGGCCTGCGATGTTCCGGAGCAACCTCTGGAAGAGCTGATTCCCTCGAACTTCCTGGCCAGCGAAGCCCTGAAGTTGCCGGAATTGACCGAAGGAGAAGTCGTTCGTCACTATACGAACCTGTCGACCAAGAACATGTCGGTCGACACGCATTACTATCCGCTCGGTTCGTGCACGATGAAGTACAACCCGAAGCGCAACGAACGCCTGGCTTCGATGCCAGGCATCGTCGACTTGCATCCTTATCAGGACGAATCGACGATCCAGGGCATGCTGCAATTGCTGTTCGAGCTGCAAGGGATCTTCTCGGAGATCTCAGGCCTGCCCGCTTGCTCGCTGCAACCAGCCGCCGGCGCCCATGGCGAACTCGCGGCCTTGATGGTGGCTGCCAAGTACTTCAAGAGCATCGGCGAAGACCGCAAGGTCGTGCTGGCTCCGGACAGTTCGCACGGCACCAACCCAGCAAGTGCTCAGATGGCTGGCTTCAAAGCGGTCAGCATCAAAAGCGATCCGAATGGTGGCGTCGACATGGAAGACTTCCGCAAGAAGTTGACCGACGACATCGCCGTGTTGATGATCACCAACCCGAGCACGCTCGGCTTGTTTGAAAAGAACATTCGCGAGATCGCCGACGCGGTTCACGAAAAGGGTGGCCTCATCTACTTGGATGGTGCCAACATGAATGCCATCCTCGGCATCGCTCGCCCAGGCGACTTCGGTGCCGACATGATGCACTACAACCCTCACAAGACCTTCAGCGGTCCGCATGGTGGCGGTGGTCCTGGCGCCGGTCCGATCTGTGTGACCGAAGCCCTGGAACCATTCCTGCCATCGCCAGTGGTGAAGAAGCAAGGAGATAACTACAAGCTCGAGTTCGATCGTCCTCAATCGATCGGCCGCGTGCGTAGCTTCTTCGGAAACGTCGGTGTGCTGGTGCGTGCCTACTGCTACATCCTTTCGCATGGCCCAGTCGGTCTGCGTCAGGTTTCCGAAAACGCCGTGCTCAACGCCAACTACCTGCTGAGCAAGGTGAAGCACTTCCTGCCGGTGCCACGCGGCGAACGCTGCATGCACGAGTTTGTTGCTTCCGCTTCCAAGCTGAAACAGGAACGAGGCATCACCGCCATGGACATCGGCAAGCGACTGCTGGACTACGGCTTCCATGCCCCGACGGTCTACTTCCCGTTGACCATTCCAGAAGCGATCATGGTGGAACCGACGGAAACCGAGAGCAAGGAAACCCTCGACGCCTTTGTCGAGACCTTGTTCAAGATTACCGAAGAAGATGCGGCGCTGTTGCACGACGCACCGCACACCACGCCAATCAGCCGGCCCAACGAAGTCCAAGCTGCCCGCAGCCCATGTCTTCGAGCCGACTTCTGCAGCACCTAA
- the gcvPA gene encoding aminomethyl-transferring glycine dehydrogenase subunit GcvPA: MTYLYNTPDDQAAMLKSIGVESIEELFATIPSDLRLKRDLDLPPMMGELELTQHISALAAKNASPATHACFLGGGSYDHFVPAVVDALASRGEFYTSYTPYQPEVSQGNLQAMFEYQTLICDLTGMDLSNASLYDGGSALAEAVIMALNTGKRGEKVVVLGTVHPEYRQILQTYFTHLGIEIIEIPCVDGVADLAKVEETVNADTNCVVVQSPNFFGGIEDVAAIAEIAHKNDAVVIQSFDPISLGLLKRPGDLGADIAVAEGHSLGSPMQYGGPYLGIMACNEQFVRRLPGRIVGQTEDRRGKRCWVLTLQTREQHIRREKATSNICTNQGLFALRASIYMALLGPGGMKQAATLCTQKAHYAQTKLSEVERLEPVFSSNPFFKEFVLRDTQGNVEGLLAEAREAGFLGGIPLGQFFPEMDDCFLVCVTEKRTKSEIDALARTFSLIHSGGSTIHA; the protein is encoded by the coding sequence ATGACCTATCTCTACAACACGCCGGACGACCAGGCAGCCATGCTGAAGTCGATCGGGGTCGAATCGATCGAAGAGCTGTTCGCTACCATTCCTAGCGACCTTCGTCTGAAACGCGACCTGGACTTGCCGCCGATGATGGGCGAGTTGGAACTGACGCAGCATATTTCGGCTTTGGCCGCGAAGAACGCTTCGCCAGCGACGCACGCCTGTTTCCTGGGTGGCGGTAGCTACGATCACTTCGTTCCGGCTGTCGTCGATGCGTTGGCATCGCGTGGCGAGTTTTACACCTCGTACACGCCTTACCAGCCGGAAGTTTCTCAAGGCAATCTGCAGGCCATGTTTGAATACCAAACATTGATCTGCGATCTGACCGGAATGGATCTTTCCAACGCGAGTCTTTACGACGGCGGTTCCGCCTTGGCCGAAGCGGTCATCATGGCGTTGAACACCGGCAAGCGTGGCGAGAAGGTCGTCGTGCTGGGAACCGTTCATCCAGAATACCGCCAGATTCTGCAAACCTATTTCACGCACCTCGGTATCGAAATCATCGAGATCCCGTGTGTGGATGGTGTCGCCGACCTGGCCAAGGTTGAAGAGACCGTCAACGCAGATACCAACTGCGTCGTCGTTCAATCGCCGAACTTCTTTGGTGGTATCGAAGACGTCGCCGCGATCGCCGAGATCGCCCACAAGAACGACGCCGTCGTGATCCAGAGCTTCGACCCTATCAGCCTCGGGCTGCTAAAGCGCCCTGGTGACTTGGGTGCCGACATCGCCGTTGCCGAAGGACACTCGCTCGGTTCGCCGATGCAGTATGGTGGTCCTTACCTCGGCATCATGGCTTGCAACGAACAGTTCGTTCGCCGCTTGCCAGGCCGTATCGTGGGTCAGACCGAAGACCGACGCGGCAAACGCTGCTGGGTCCTCACGCTGCAAACACGTGAACAGCATATCCGTCGCGAAAAGGCGACCAGTAATATCTGCACCAACCAGGGTCTGTTTGCCCTGCGAGCCTCGATCTACATGGCACTGCTCGGCCCAGGCGGCATGAAGCAAGCCGCGACGCTCTGCACGCAGAAGGCGCACTACGCTCAAACCAAGTTGAGCGAAGTCGAACGACTGGAGCCCGTGTTCAGCAGCAACCCGTTCTTCAAAGAATTCGTGCTTCGCGATACGCAAGGTAACGTCGAAGGACTGCTGGCCGAAGCTCGCGAAGCAGGCTTCCTCGGCGGGATTCCACTGGGACAGTTCTTCCCTGAAATGGATGACTGCTTCCTGGTGTGTGTCACCGAAAAACGCACCAAGTCGGAAATCGACGCTCTGGCCCGAACTTTCTCCCTCATTCATTCCGGGGGTTCCACGATCCATGCGTAA
- the gcvH gene encoding glycine cleavage system protein GcvH: MSTDNLLFAKTHEWVKVEESDGAKIATVGISAHAIEALNDLVYLELPEVGKEVTAGESFGEIESVKAVSDIYAPVSGEVVEANTALPDNLDSLHQDAYDNGWIAKIKISDDSALASLMDKAGYEKMCAEEG, translated from the coding sequence ATGTCCACGGACAATTTGCTTTTCGCCAAGACGCACGAATGGGTCAAAGTGGAAGAATCGGACGGCGCGAAGATTGCCACGGTTGGTATCAGTGCTCATGCGATTGAAGCCCTGAACGACCTGGTCTATCTGGAATTGCCAGAAGTCGGCAAGGAAGTCACCGCCGGCGAATCGTTCGGTGAAATCGAATCGGTGAAGGCGGTTAGTGACATCTACGCCCCGGTTAGCGGTGAAGTGGTGGAAGCCAATACCGCCCTGCCGGATAACCTGGATTCGCTGCACCAAGATGCTTACGACAATGGTTGGATCGCCAAGATCAAGATCAGCGACGATTCGGCCCTGGCCAGCCTGATGGATAAGGCCGGCTACGAAAAGATGTGTGCCGAAGAAGGCTAA
- the gcvT gene encoding glycine cleavage system aminomethyltransferase GcvT, with product MTTETLKKTPLYDWHAANGGRMVDFTGWSMPVQYTSIIDEHNATRNAVGLFDVSHMARFRFDGANALAFIDGLVTRKVADLKPGRIRYGLVCKEDGGILDDILTYHLQDSEGKSYVWMVVNAGNREKIAAWIHERLPADVTFTDYTEQTAMIAVQGPKAIAIAQEYIEGDISDLKYYQGREANILSHPGLVSRTGYTGEDGVELTVPAEKAIKTWEALHVAAAEVGGHAVGLGARDTLRLEAAMPLYGHELSEEITPLQAGLGFALSWDHEFIGKTALEAIDQNALPVRVGLEMQDRRVPREHYPLYSGDQQIGEVTSGSQSPTLGSPIAMGYVAPQFAAEGTLVDVDVRGKRHAAKVVPLPFYKRK from the coding sequence ATGACGACCGAAACACTTAAGAAAACACCACTATACGACTGGCACGCTGCGAACGGGGGACGAATGGTCGACTTTACCGGCTGGTCTATGCCGGTTCAGTACACTTCGATCATTGACGAGCACAACGCCACCCGAAACGCAGTCGGCTTGTTCGACGTTTCTCACATGGCCCGTTTTCGCTTTGACGGTGCCAACGCCCTCGCCTTCATTGATGGTCTGGTGACTCGCAAAGTCGCCGACCTGAAGCCAGGCCGTATTCGCTATGGCCTCGTCTGCAAAGAAGACGGCGGCATTCTCGACGACATTCTTACCTATCACCTCCAAGACAGCGAAGGCAAATCGTATGTCTGGATGGTGGTCAACGCTGGCAATCGCGAGAAGATCGCGGCCTGGATTCACGAGCGTCTGCCAGCCGACGTCACCTTCACCGATTACACCGAGCAAACGGCGATGATCGCCGTGCAAGGTCCCAAAGCGATAGCGATCGCTCAGGAATACATCGAAGGGGATATCAGCGACCTGAAGTATTACCAGGGACGCGAAGCCAACATCCTCAGCCACCCAGGCCTCGTGAGCCGCACCGGTTACACGGGCGAAGATGGAGTCGAACTCACAGTTCCGGCCGAGAAGGCCATCAAGACGTGGGAAGCCTTGCATGTTGCCGCCGCGGAAGTGGGTGGTCATGCGGTTGGCCTGGGTGCCCGCGACACGCTGCGTCTGGAAGCCGCGATGCCGCTTTACGGTCACGAGCTATCAGAAGAAATCACGCCGCTGCAAGCCGGCCTTGGTTTTGCCCTTTCGTGGGATCACGAGTTCATCGGCAAGACCGCTCTGGAAGCGATCGATCAAAACGCGTTGCCAGTCCGAGTCGGTCTGGAGATGCAAGATCGTCGCGTTCCTCGCGAACACTACCCACTGTATTCCGGCGATCAGCAGATCGGCGAAGTCACCAGTGGTTCGCAATCGCCAACGTTGGGTTCGCCGATTGCCATGGGATATGTCGCTCCGCAGTTCGCCGCGGAAGGCACGCTGGTCGATGTCGACGTGCGTGGTAAACGACATGCCGCCAAAGTGGTTCCTCTTCCCTTCTACAAACGGAAATAG